A window of Fragaria vesca subsp. vesca linkage group LG7, FraVesHawaii_1.0, whole genome shotgun sequence contains these coding sequences:
- the LOC101315179 gene encoding syntaxin-71-like produces MSVIDLITRVDTICKKYDKYDIDKQKELNNISGDDAFAHLYSVVEADLEAALQKSETAATERSRASAVAMNAEIRRTKARLLQELPKLRRLAPKKVKGLSREDLEARSDLVSVLQERIEAIPDGSTSGAKQTGGLTDPTTSYAGIKIDTTSDGKFDSEYLQHTKESDRFRNEYEMRRIKQDQGLDVIAEGLDTLKHMAGDMNEEIDRQVPLMDEIDDKVERANADLKNTNVKLKDTIVQLRSSRNFCIDIILLCLILGIAAYLYNVLK; encoded by the exons ATGAGTGTGATCGATTTGATCACGAGGGTCGATACGATATGCAAGAAATACGACAAGTACGACATCGATAAGCAAAAGGAACTCAATAATATCTCCGGGGACGATGCATTTGCTCATCTCTACAGCGTCGTTGAGGCCGACCTTGAAGCTGCTCTTCAG AAATCGGAGACTGCGGCAACTGAGAGGAGCAGGGCTTCTGCTGTTGCTATGAATGCGGAAATTCGACGAACCAAAGCTCGTTTGCTTCAGGAGCTACCAAAATTGAGAAGACTTGCTCCTAAAAAG GTGAAAGGTCTCTCAAGGGAAGACCTTGAAGCTCGGAGCGATCTGGTATCTGTACTACAAGAGAGGATAGAAGCAATTCCAGATGGATCAACTAGTGGAGCTAAACAAACTGGTGGTTTGACTGATCCAACTACCTCGTATGCAGGAATAAAAATTGATACAACTTCAG ATGGGAAATTTGATAGTGAGTACCTCCAACATACTAAGGAGTCGGATCGCTTTAGAAATGAATATGAAATGCGAAGAATAAAACAG GATCAAGGTTTAGATGTTATAGCAGAAGGGTTAGACACATTGAAACATATGGCTGGTGACATGAATGAG GAAATAGATAGGCAAGTGCCTTTGATGGATGAAATAGATGATAAG GTTGAGAGGGCAAATGCTGACCTTAAGAATACTAATGTGAAACTCAAGGATACCATAGTCCAG CTGAGGTCCAGCCGGAACTTCTGCATCGACATCATCCTCCTGTGTCTAATTCTAGGAATCGCGGCTTATCTGTACAA TGTGCTGAAGTGA